A stretch of DNA from Desulfobacterales bacterium:
GTCCTTAAATAAATAAAGATTTCAATGGCAAAGCCGATAATACAGGTATGCATCAGGAAGAAAGACGAAAGAATCCCCGAGTTAGCGTTTGCGATCCGATTGCATTTTTGAGTGTGAATGCGCAAGGAAGGTCGTCACACCATAATGTTGCCATGGTGCGGGATGTGTGCCAGACCGGAATCCGGATTGAAACATTTCAGCCCATCGCCTCAGAAGATATCATTTTAATGTTTTTTGATTTAAATCAGAAGCAAATGGAAGTGCGGGGTTCGGTGATATATTGTGTTAAAAATGATTGCGGTCTTTTCAATGTTGGCATCAACCTGTGCGGCACTGACTTTGAAAACCGCCATTTTGTCAAAGCCCTTGTCAAATCCTACCACTACCAGAAGAACAAAACCCAGTTTTCTGAACCACCCGGCATACAGAATTAGAAGCTATCTCAAAAATGCATCTAACGCCCAAGGGCTGTGTTAAAAACCGATTCAAAATGCTCGAATACTAACGTGTATGCTCCACTTTTGAATCGGTTTTCGCCTTGCCCTTGGGCGTGATCTACTA
This window harbors:
- a CDS encoding PilZ domain-containing protein, whose protein sequence is MHQEERRKNPRVSVCDPIAFLSVNAQGRSSHHNVAMVRDVCQTGIRIETFQPIASEDIILMFFDLNQKQMEVRGSVIYCVKNDCGLFNVGINLCGTDFENRHFVKALVKSYHYQKNKTQFSEPPGIQN